One genomic segment of Candidatus Nomurabacteria bacterium includes these proteins:
- a CDS encoding MgtC/SapB family protein, with protein sequence MDLNTALIKFLLVISLGALMGLERDESWKDKEDLKDLNRKTREASKKFSFITAAIPSSNLGGVRTYVLVSVLGAVTGLAYLNGVYPVVWLTTGGFILFIHIAFVLNYFDKNAFGLTTEISLILNFVLSLLLFATDIPTKIIVLIAVLDAVVLSMKSQVRVIISKFSRDEVLATIKFVLFTSVIMPFMPNRLYGPADIPIFGDLFQKILSQDFLEATRIFNPSHIWAIIVLVLGLNFIGYFASKALGKDKGVNMVGLLGGLVSSTAVTEAMARHSRAATDIGSKQTFLTAAILANLTSFMREIFVAILLNFALGSALFLPFSLMGLTLLLSVTLINIKKFTSTSRKTPKGSTPEELGINFKSPFTPGPALAFGLLYLSVITISKVTLYYIGDSGFLLSSMIAAMSGLDAITVTAATLVGTDITVNIGVTVMVVAACVNLLVKVLFASISGDNYFRSKIAKIFLITMFVGILTLVYIVKI encoded by the coding sequence ATGGATCTGAATACTGCCCTAATAAAGTTCTTGCTAGTCATCAGTCTTGGTGCATTGATGGGATTGGAAAGGGATGAAAGTTGGAAAGATAAAGAAGACCTCAAGGATCTGAATCGTAAGACAAGAGAAGCCTCAAAAAAATTTTCATTTATCACCGCTGCTATTCCGTCTTCAAATCTAGGTGGTGTTAGAACATACGTTTTGGTTTCGGTTCTAGGTGCTGTGACAGGTTTAGCTTATCTAAATGGAGTGTATCCAGTAGTTTGGCTGACGACCGGAGGGTTCATACTGTTCATCCATATTGCATTTGTTTTGAACTACTTTGATAAAAATGCTTTTGGTCTAACGACCGAGATCAGTTTGATACTGAACTTTGTACTTTCATTGCTGCTTTTTGCTACAGACATCCCAACCAAGATAATCGTATTGATCGCAGTCCTAGATGCAGTGGTTCTTTCGATGAAATCTCAAGTTAGAGTCATCATCTCAAAATTCTCTAGAGATGAAGTACTTGCTACGATAAAATTTGTGCTTTTCACCTCGGTGATCATGCCATTTATGCCTAATCGTTTGTATGGACCAGCAGATATACCGATATTTGGAGATCTATTTCAAAAGATATTGTCACAGGATTTCCTTGAGGCGACAAGAATATTTAATCCCAGTCACATCTGGGCAATAATTGTTCTGGTACTAGGGTTAAATTTCATAGGATATTTTGCATCTAAAGCATTAGGCAAAGATAAAGGTGTGAATATGGTAGGCCTACTAGGTGGTCTAGTCTCTAGTACCGCTGTTACTGAGGCGATGGCTCGTCATAGCAGGGCAGCAACTGATATCGGTTCGAAACAAACATTCCTCACCGCTGCTATTCTGGCTAATCTAACGAGCTTCATGAGAGAGATCTTTGTTGCGATCCTGTTGAATTTTGCATTGGGTTCAGCACTTTTCCTTCCATTCTCATTGATGGGATTGACCTTATTGCTTTCTGTGACACTTATAAATATTAAAAAATTCACCTCAACAAGCAGAAAGACACCAAAAGGATCAACACCCGAGGAGTTGGGTATAAACTTCAAATCACCGTTCACACCTGGTCCTGCTCTTGCTTTCGGACTGCTTTACCTTTCAGTGATCACCATCTCAAAGGTGACTTTGTACTATATAGGTGATTCGGGCTTTTTGCTCTCCTCTATGATCGCGGCAATGTCTGGATTAGATGCTATTACAGTCACAGCAGCTACATTAGTTGGCACAGATATCACAGTGAATATCGGAGTGACAGTAATGGTAGTAGCCGCATGTGTAAA
- a CDS encoding DUF2817 domain-containing protein, with amino-acid sequence MEKKRLTISKGRHTVVIPYFTFGRSKGTGDIFITAGIHGDEVNGIHGVNRIMQWFNRSEITKKLNGKVLVFPVLNPHGFQSGTRTVPEDTKDLNRQFGLRKGSLSTLMATTLTEVLSQCAMGIDLHDAGYGAQFIPHARIHLSDEDDCVSCSRSLAQVFGTEFILEREGQRNMMAVYLNDKHNTPVITVETGGSQIIHHDAAQIILRGVKNVLVGNRFLDGEMEMPTKQYVVRHRDIVQTKHAGIIRFEVGLGSTVTKGDLVASIYDPVGSTTLPITAPKDGVIFSIWPTNLIRVGQTMFSVVCMDKRESEDVIEMENYVVKPFDL; translated from the coding sequence ATGGAAAAGAAGAGGCTTACAATCAGCAAAGGTAGACATACAGTCGTTATCCCTTACTTTACATTCGGTAGATCTAAAGGGACTGGAGATATTTTTATCACTGCGGGAATACATGGAGATGAAGTAAATGGGATACATGGTGTCAATCGCATCATGCAGTGGTTCAACAGATCAGAGATAACAAAGAAGTTGAATGGTAAAGTATTGGTATTTCCTGTGCTGAATCCTCATGGCTTTCAGAGTGGCACAAGAACTGTGCCTGAGGATACAAAAGATCTGAATCGACAATTTGGTCTACGGAAAGGGAGTCTCTCCACTCTGATGGCAACTACCCTTACAGAGGTGCTATCACAATGTGCCATGGGTATCGATCTGCATGATGCCGGTTATGGGGCCCAGTTCATACCTCATGCCCGGATCCACCTGAGTGATGAGGATGATTGTGTTTCATGCTCACGCAGTCTAGCACAAGTTTTTGGTACTGAATTTATCCTGGAACGTGAAGGACAGAGAAACATGATGGCAGTATATCTGAATGATAAACACAATACCCCTGTGATAACAGTCGAGACTGGTGGATCACAGATCATCCATCATGATGCTGCACAGATCATTTTGAGAGGGGTGAAGAATGTGTTGGTCGGAAATAGATTTCTTGATGGTGAAATGGAGATGCCCACAAAACAGTATGTGGTTAGACATAGAGATATTGTTCAGACAAAACATGCGGGGATCATTCGGTTTGAGGTGGGTTTGGGTAGTACTGTTACTAAAGGTGATCTGGTAGCTTCGATCTATGATCCTGTAGGTTCGACCACATTACCAATAACCGCTCCAAAAGACGGGGTAATCTTTTCGATTTGGCCTACAAATCTCATAAGGGTAGGGCAGACGATGTTCTCTGTAGTATGTATGGATAAAAGGGAGAGTGAAGATGTCATTGAGATGGAGAATTATGTAGTGAAACCATTTGATCTTTGA